A genome region from Deltaproteobacteria bacterium includes the following:
- a CDS encoding LysR family transcriptional regulator, producing the protein MNQWINYHHLFYFKTIAEEGTVSKAAEKLRLGQPTLSAQLKQFEDHIGVQLFERHHKKLTLTEQGKVALDYSKNIFKMGSEMYEVLHDRLKPMKPSLHLGALDSVPKQIILQLVKHAFRISPCQITLSEGKSDELLRELCSHRMDLLVTNFLPTGIDGKGLYPKPITKKNVGFYGAPKFKSLRKGFPKSISGEPMVFPTYDSRMRQDLDHWAKMNKIELNIITESQDISVKKLMAVNELGLIPAATHTVTGQVLRGELIEIGQLQGVYEELFLVTAQRKIENTIASKLRDSFIV; encoded by the coding sequence ATGAACCAATGGATTAACTACCATCATCTTTTTTATTTTAAGACGATTGCGGAAGAGGGAACTGTCTCAAAAGCCGCAGAAAAATTACGGCTTGGCCAGCCGACATTGTCAGCACAATTGAAACAGTTTGAAGATCATATTGGGGTTCAACTTTTTGAGCGGCATCATAAAAAGCTCACCCTGACAGAACAAGGTAAAGTGGCACTTGATTACTCGAAAAATATTTTTAAAATGGGATCTGAAATGTATGAGGTGCTTCATGATAGGCTAAAACCGATGAAGCCATCGCTCCACTTAGGGGCACTGGATAGCGTTCCTAAGCAAATTATTCTTCAGTTAGTTAAACATGCTTTCAGAATTTCGCCCTGCCAAATCACCTTATCCGAAGGCAAATCGGATGAATTATTAAGAGAACTTTGCTCACATAGGATGGATTTGCTGGTGACAAATTTTTTACCGACTGGAATTGACGGTAAAGGCCTATATCCCAAGCCTATTACTAAAAAGAATGTAGGATTTTATGGAGCACCTAAATTTAAATCCTTAAGAAAAGGCTTTCCGAAATCAATATCTGGTGAGCCAATGGTGTTTCCTACATATGACAGTCGTATGAGACAAGATCTGGATCACTGGGCAAAGATGAATAAAATTGAACTCAACATTATTACCGAAAGCCAAGACATATCGGTCAAGAAGCTTATGGCAGTTAACGAGTTAGGATTGATTCCAGCAGCGACCCATACGGTTACAGGTCAAGTTCTGCGAGGTGAGCTTATCGAAATCGGGCAACTTCAAGGTGTTTATGAGGAGCTTTTTTTAGTTACAGCCCAGCGAAAGATTGAAAATACAATTGCTTCAAAACTAAGAGATTCTTTTATTGTATAG